The genomic interval AAAGTTGTCAAAGTTTCGCACATTGCTATTTTTTTCACATATTTCTTCCGCCTTCTTAACAACGCTGTTATGAAACATCTGTAGGGTGCCCATATTCTTGTGTGAAGAGAGCCCCTCGTGCATTCACATATGATCCTTCAACTGGAACTGCTCGTGCAACTTCTCAAGGTTGGTATATTCACCAGggggttcttttttttttttttaattatgtttctCATGTATTTGACTTGCATCTCGAATGAGTAGCGGGGAAGCAAGATATGTTGaacaatttatattttcagtGAAACTGTGAGCTTCCTCTCTGATACTGGAAAGGATGGGATTACATGGTagttttgaacattttaagAACAGCAGCAGAGATGATATAACTCAATAACTTTCTCAGTTTCTTTACATTCCCTGATTTTAAAGTTGCCTATATGTGCAATTAATCAGGACATGCTGAAGATTACCAAGTTCAGCTTGCAGTTGGTCAGTGTCCAAGAAGTTGCATCCATTTTGTGACACCTTCACAAAGAATTATTCTAGAGGAGTTACTTGATAGGTATTTTATTTCTACCAGCCTCCAAGAAATTTTGGTTGCTATTCTGTGTAGTGTAAAGGGCTATGAATGATTTAGGTACTACCAGGCCACTTAAATAGGTACCTGCCTCTTCAAGTGAGCTTGCTTGCCTCCTGGCTCGATCTATTTAGCAAGTGAATTTCATTTGTTATGCTCCATTTTTTCCCCAAAAGTTCACTCTGAGCATTTTAAGTGTACTTCTAGTTCCAGATTCAAGCTACCTCATCGGCCGTGGTTTTCAAAAACTAAATTGACCTTCTACTTGCCACAGGCTCAGACAGCCTTGATTTTAGTTTCATCAAACATTTGTTTGTGGCTTTTTACTAATGTTTGTATATGGTTTTGTTTTCTGTAGCATCCTGGACAAGCCTTTCGATACTTCAGCAGAGGCAGACTTGCTTTATTCTCTCATAGTTAAAGCtaagtttgaaaataataGGTACCAGAAGCCAAAGAAGCAACCAAAAACTTCCACCAAAAATGTTGATTGGTTTTGACCTAGGAGTAGATCGAAGTCATGTCCAATGTTTGATCCTCAAAACAACATGCAACCAATGATGCTTTTGCTTTCATAAAAGAAAGTGCAATAGACTATATATGAACATATATGCTGTCGAATATGTTGCGTGTATGTGTTTCTTTGGTGAAAGGTAGCTGAACAGAAGAATTCGCCAACGGTGGGCAAACATCAACAAAGCAAGAACTTGAGGTGTTCTGTTGTTTCCGGGAGGAGAAAGTGTATAACGAAGAGCAGCTGCGAGATTGGTTTATCCTTTGGGATATGTAATATAGCCTTGTATATGATACCAGCACAATTTTAAACCCATCTTCTCTATATCTAGACACTGTACCTgttgtttcattttcttcttagCCAAACACTTACGGCTTTTGAACAACGAACAAGAGAGATATTAGCAAATGGAAGGTTCAAGTCAGATTGTATCATCAAAAATTTACTTTACACCCCATGATGCAATGTACATTCTCTTCATGATAACGCGTTGAGTCCAAACAATTTCAAAGTGGATAAGAAGACATTATTTTGCAATAGCTTTCATGAATCGATTCAGTGAAGAAAAAATGCCTGCTGCTTGACTAAACAAAGACGGGCCTTGCTTGGACTTCTCGTCTACATTTCCATATATTATCTGCAGAGATGAAACAAAGAGTTCCCATGACAAGGTAGAGGGTGCACTTCAATCCCAAGGTTGAGCATACTTTGGAAGAAGTGGGATCAATGTGATAATAGAGTGTAGTCCAACAAGATCTATAAATAGAGTTTAATACGAACTTGACACTAACCACTAAACAgctttctttctatttttgtgttaaattttttttccaagcaAGAGTGAGAAGCTTCTAGGAAGCAACTAACCTCAAGTTCTTCGGCATCAGGACGGCTTACGAGTTCTTTTGCAAGCAGATATCTACCAGGCCTGTCTTTATCATCATAAAACACCTTCCATAATCTGGAAATGAGCAGAAAAGAGGGAATTTAAGAATGGGAAACAAGGCAGGAAAAATATTGGCTAGAAGATGTCAACCTAATCTTAGCAACTAAGTTGATGAACACTTCGGGGCATCAGGCTCAAATTTGGTCAATAGAGTGTCTGAGAAAAAATTGCTGACTTGATTGTTCACGCATAAATAATTAAGGCTCTCCGAACTTATTCTATACCTGATGCATCCCATAGCCATGTCGTGCGTTTGTACTTGAGTGACAATTCACCAGAAACTATAGCCCCCATGGGGCATAGGAGATATTAGGAATATAGTAAAGTCTAAATGACCCTTACCCTGGATAACACCTAAACACAGCACCAGCAGCGAAAGGTCTCATTGAGTAAACAGTCGAGAAAGAACTGCAATACAATTGAGATAGAGTTTATCATGTTATATAAACagtaaattatgttttaataaTTCAAAACTTAGCTGAAGGATGATGGGGTGAAAGTCAAGCCCTGAATGGCAAGAATCATgatgatattttatattaGATTGGGAAGGCTAAGCTGAGGGTCAGATGTAATGTGGGTAGAAAATATTGTATGGATGTCAGATAGTTGAGGATTACTCGCAAGGATTTCTCCAGCAAACATTGTTGAGAAAAGGGCTAGGAATTtcttatgaaattaaaataaggagagggaataaaacaaataaagaacaagaaagaaagaaaaaggaacaaaaaaaagagacaTCTTGAGGTAAACATACTGAAATTCGTACCTTAAGAAGTATCGCCTCAACTTGCGAACATTAAACCCAACTCCAACATCTTCACTTATGAGACGCGGATTCCACATGATGAGAGGCTTGGGCTAGCAACGTaggatgaaaattttgacaaaaaacAATCCTTGTTCAGATATGAATTTATCGAATGTTTCTTTACTGTTAAAAGATGCCAATTTGATGCTTTATATGATATCAACTACCTGGGAACATATAATGATGAATATAACAGATAGTAGGAGTTGATACGTTTATGCATTTCTGCactctcttcttttaaaaaattgggatgaacaaaattttttgagTCATGTTTCTCTTATTAGTCAGAgaccaattaaaatttcagACAATCAAGAGAGACAGAACACTCCTTCCCTAAAAACCAAACAAAGGAGTAAAGGAGGACAAATCTGGTCCTTGCATAACTAGCACGAAGAACACTGCTTTGAATAAAGTATAAGGCAGGTTAGGTTGGTACCGGATCATCTGATAGCTCCGAGGCAATTCTCTCTACACGGTCCAACATCTGGTAATCAGGAACAACCATAACTATAATCTCATCTTGGTGCTCCACAGGCTTCCGGTCACTCAAACTGGATAAACAGAAATAGAGGAATTGGGAATTGCACAACAATGTGGCATGCGttacatatgtatatgcaAGCTGAAACATCATCTTCATATTCATGCTAATCTCTGAGTCTAAACTACTCATCTGTTCCACAGAAACTCTAAAAATTCAATCAGCAATAACATGCCATACCAGTTTTGCAAAACAAAGGTTTAACAAACtggaaaattaaattaatttcatcaaTAAGGAAGCAATCACCtggcaaatccaaaagcagcATCTTTCCATAGATATTTCAATAATGCAGCAGCTCCAGCATCTGGAAATATAGCTCTAACTTTCtgatattcaaattttcagaAGTTAGAGATAGAGCTAAGAAATTGATTCACTAGATATTGTATAAACTGCATCTTAAAACAAATCTTACACCTTTGGTTACTAAACAAGTGTATGTAAAAATAGGAGCTTCAATCAAATTATCACAGTAACAATGAAGGCATTATCGTTCAAATGTTCCTCtatgttaaaaatcaaagcTTTCTGGTTGCTAACTGTTGCATCCAAGTGTATAGCAAAGTAAATCTTGATTTCATTCACAAACTCCAATTTTCTAGGCATGGTCATTTACCTTAAAAGAACTAAGATTACCCATGGTTCTTCCAACTAACCTGACATCCTGTTTCTTCTATAAGTGTATCCAAGAAAATTCTTGATAGTTCCCAAAGCTCAGCTTGTGCACCTTCATCATCAAGAAACTGTAGCTGAGGTATTAGGAGCTCAACCTGTGAAAAAAGTAAACAATTTATccattttaattaaagtaTAGAGTCAATTTTAATGAACAAGATCATATCTTTGTTTGAACACATACTATAGCTCTCAATCCTCCAGAAGACACAAACAAGGCACTTGCTTGACCTGATTGCCTGACTGCACCCTCCAAGTCAGATGGCAAGCAGCTGACACATAAAACCAAGACTATTTcacaaacttttttctttttttggctaaaattgaaaagggAAAGAAGGAATACCCTGAAAATAAAGAACTAAGAAGAAACTAAACCTGTCATCTTCTTCCTCATCTTCTGCTTGAACAGTTTGTTGCTGTGTTTGCACGGAGGATAATATAGTATCTTCAAGATTGGCGTCAGACGGATCACCTTGGAACTTCTCAAACTTGGCATGTGTTCTTGAGCTAGACCCAGTTCTGGTTAGTGAAATCCCATTACAACCACTGAAGATTGGACAAGAAAAAGACAAGGGAAAGTTAGTGGAGGAGATTGAACTGTTGGGTTTGGAAGCAAAGCAGCGGCAGTTGAAGCAGCTTGGTGCTGGGGCAGCCATGAATTGTACTACTAATAACTACCAACTGCCAAATTGCCTAAGCCATAGATAACAATTGCtctaaatttatcaaatttgcaGGGgagttttattcttttgttgtttaaagtttttttttttattgtttaatttaatggTAGGAAAATGTGAGGTGAGGAATGGCGTGGCAGGGTGGCAGTATACCACGCCTACAAGACCCGGACCATTAGCAATTCGCGTAGAAGCattaatttttggttttggcTACCTTATGTgaacattttttttacaatatttgaaaaaagttagtgtattattttgaaaaaaatttaaataaatttttattttttattacattaaaTCAAgtctttgtaattttattttggatcatATAGATAATTATGATCaatagttgattaattatctttaGTTAAAATGACACATGACACTAatatgaaaagtgaaaaatcttATACGACTATATCATCATGTCACATTAGTATATCGCTTTATTATTATCATGAAATGTTAACATCATgtgaaataaaatgataagtgatattttaattaataataattaattaatcattagttataaaagtttatttgatttaaaataaaagtataagagttgattaaactaataaaagaataaaaaattatttgaatttttttgaaaatgataaaaataagttaataaataaacaaataaaaagtaaacaaAGTGATTTCTCTaaataacaatttaaaatttttttataaaaatattttacaaaacaACTCAACGGATTAATCTCTTAACCCGCTTCAACACCATGTTGATATTAAGAATAGAGAGGGGAAAGGAGATCAAGAGgaaagtagaaaaagaaagagaaaaattcaagataccattttaatttgatgaaatttcACTAACAAGTGTCAATTGTAAATTAGTTTGGAATCAAATAGTTTAGATTGTTTGtagaaattatttaataagaaaatacaTTAAAAGTATAATAATATTTCACATGAAATTTATCTaaggtttatttttttcattaatttacatatttgTTGAGAATTAGACCtaacttaaaaatttgaattattgtaTTTATTACTAACAAATAGCATCACAGGTGTtacttataatttaattacatGTGTTTTTTGGCTATAGTGACTTACAATGAGCAATTTTTGcttgtgatttttttataatattccaacaaattaatattttaaaaaaattcccatAACCATTAACCTACAAGTGGACTTGATACAAATCTTTACATGTCAAATctaaactttatatttttatttagttattaaaaataaaccaTAGCAACTTGAATAAAATGTTTATATGACAGCAATTTACCACTATAATTTTTACATTAACCAAAATATTATAGTCCTCGTAACAAATTAGAATAAGTCATCaactaatcaaaattatattatgaGTTAGTTATGCAATTGCCATCAACTAATCAAAATTGTATCATGAGCTAATTATGTAGTCACCacataactaattaattaagttgttgACATGAAGTATATTATTCTCATGAGATTTGAATATATAAGCAAAAAAAATCGAAAAGCGGGAGAGATTTTGCTTCGATTCCCTTTTTCtatgataaaataaacaaatggcCAACCATCCTCAATCCAACCAAgtattaaactattttaaatgaGAAGTTAACACATCTATTTACAAAGAATTTATCAAACATGGATATATTTACTGATTCCATCACTTTCACGGCTGACGCTGTCATCTCTTCTGTCAAGCAGAAGCTTTGTGTTCTTCTAGATCCTTTCGATATTGGCTTTGTCGGTCTTTCTTTCAAGGTTTTGGTGGAACTTTTATGTTCTTATCAATTGTTAGATATCTCTAATTTATAAGTAAcagaatttttgttttatgtcTAACGTATTTTTGTAAGTAGCTAgatctttttaataattatatagtTACTTTCATCCTCACTTCTCTTCATATCAACAAAGTCTTCTGCATGCATTCTTCTATTATTCAAGTTAGAGACTTAAATGGCATGATGGTAATaagattaataaataataataattgataagattgtaaatttatataataccAAACAAATTATTCTGATAAGGTATATGTGCTATATAACACACATTTAAGCtatcaataattttaaaaaaaaatcaatgagcTAAATTCGTCAA from Theobroma cacao cultivar B97-61/B2 chromosome 5, Criollo_cocoa_genome_V2, whole genome shotgun sequence carries:
- the LOC18600381 gene encoding uncharacterized protein LOC18600381, translating into MAAPAPSCFNCRCFASKPNSSISSTNFPLSFSCPIFSGCNGISLTRTGSSSRTHAKFEKFQGDPSDANLEDTILSSVQTQQQTVQAEDEEEDDSCLPSDLEGAVRQSGQASALFVSSGGLRAIVELLIPQLQFLDDEGAQAELWELSRIFLDTLIEETGCQKVRAIFPDAGAAALLKYLWKDAAFGFASLSDRKPVEHQDEIIVMVVPDYQMLDRVERIASELSDDPPKPLIMWNPRLISEDVGVGFNVRKLRRYFLSSFSTVYSMRPFAAGAVFRCYPGLWKVFYDDKDRPGRYLLAKELVSRPDAEELEIIYGNVDEKSKQGPSLFSQAAGIFSSLNRFMKAIAK